GTCATTGCTTTTTAAACCATAtctacaagaaaaatgtttatttaaagtagCTCTACAAGACgacataagaaataaaaaccttaacAATGCAAGCTGTTTGTGAGTTCTTTGTCATGGTTTATCTGTGTTTGGCTCAAATAGCTCCAAGGTTCATGCACATGCTTAGAACTTCTAATTACACTAAAAGTTCCTTTTATCTAGTCTCTTTGGAAATGTattagaaaataacttttaaatgcaTGTGATTGTTGTTTTATACTGTAATACAACTAAAACTCCTGTAAATCTAGATCAGAAGCTAccacaggggaaaaaaatctatatcaGAAGATCTGGacaatacacatttttttacacattctgcataatttgttttccttaaaataGAGACATACTGATGCTTTCCCAGCAGCAGCAAAGATGTCTTACAAAACTCTTCACTTTCCATACTCTctttgctgcagctgcaggggTGTCAGTGTTTATTCCAGTAGTCTGCAGTTACACAACAGGTTGTCAGCCCATGATGGTGCCACAGCAGAGACACAGCAGGCAACCATGCATACTAACCTTCATTTGCAAGGTAAATGAAGAATCACCAGTTACCTCAGCCTGGATGTCTTTGGACCaaaggaagaaatcagaatgGCTGGATGAATGCTTGCACACATGCCGACTTCACAACAAAAGTCGTGCACAGATGATCTATAAATTTCTCGCTGTGAGGTGACAGTATTAACCTCTGGCCTACTGGGAAGACTATCACAAATCCAATCATGCCAAGTACTTTGGCAGTCAACACCTAGTGTTCTAGCTCTAAAGATAACTGAAAAGGTCATCTCTCATCTTtgaccatttttttattttggcttttgGCTGAAAGAATTTGCTACCTTAAGGCACTTGTAACACATATGAAATCTTGAAATGTCTGACAAGCACAGAAGTATAACCTTCAAATGTCTGATCCATATGTCAAGCTATGTGGTTCATATCAAATAAAACCGCAATGTTGTATTTCAGTAATCTTTTGATGTTTATTTGAATGGTTAGGTTTCTATCATGAATGTCCAATTTggcttaaaaaactaaatttctgTGAacctaaaaaaatctgaagctaCACAAATTTAGGTCAAAAAGTGCAATAAAGTCGTTTGatcaaaaaaaaggaaagtagaaaaaatattgcagaaaaTTGTTGATCTCCATTCTTTGGAATCATGGCATGCACtaattttttcacaataaaatttccattctggtttgtttttatgtacgGCAATATTTAGTGAAAGTGTGGAATCTGCTGTATGTCTTTTGTCTTCCACTCCAGTTCACAATGGCTGGTATCTTTGAACTTCTGGACatgtccctggtccaacacacctgaatcaaatgactgaatCACCTTGTCATTATGTAGCAGGTTATCCAGAATCCTGCTTGTAACCTGATTGTTTGATGTGTTGAAGCGGAGAAACATCTCAATGTTGCAGGACGCTGGCCCTCAAAGACTGGACTTGCAGACCCCTGTGGTCTGAAATATCAAAACCTAATATAGACCagattcctttttttattatgctCTGATATGCGAAACCCTTGACAATAAAGAAGTTCTGATCTCTTTATTTCGCTTTACCGTGATGCATGTGTGAAAACTTCTGTCTCTCAGCAattataaagaacatttttagctTCCTCTGCAAATGTCGGCAAGTATCTTAAAAGAATACCCATAACCGTATTAGTGTCGTATCCAGGTAATGATTGCACCAGGTAGAGAACTGTATAGGTGCCAAAACAAGGTGACATTAAATTTTCCTAAGCTTGCTCATTAGTTGTCCAGACATTCAATTACCAGCAGACAGAGACCGAAAACGCTGGCTTTAGctatatgaattttttttttttttaaatccttgaGCTCTAgtcaatttttttctcatgttctACATTTTAACAGTCAGTGTTTGACCattagaaagagagagagaactcTCTGTTACTCCAAAACGAAGACTTGTTTCATGATGCGCACAATTCTCGTGGTCTTGGAAACGCAAATTATTCTTCcaattattctgacaaacaTCATTCTtgggcaaaagaaaattaattcacGTTCCTCCAATAAGCTCTGTTATTTCTTGAGATCTgcgagtaattttatttatttatttatttatttatttatttatttacagtaaagCCCAAGCCTATTAGAGCAAGTCTAATAGGCTACTATGGAGGAAGTTGCTTACAGTCTGCGCGTAATTGTCCAGTGAATCATCCTCTGAATCATGGCACTGCAAATCATTATGCGCCATTCCCAGTAAAACCCCCGTTCCTACACACCGACGAGCTGCTGTTCACCGGTTTATCATATGAACTCCAAAGTTCAGTCAAGAGACGTGAATGAGGAGGAAGGACGGAGCTGAGGGAGGGATGATAACGATCCATTTCCAATTCCAACCTGTCTCACTCATTTTCGGATTCCTGAGCGGAAAACGGCTTGGAAGAGGATTTTACTGAGCGTCTATCTCTTACAGTAAGTCTAACACTTCGCATaagttgtggttttttttttttaaaaaagtgaaactttttatGGAGAGAGTTGTAGCCGTGGTTTTGACAAAAGCGCATTTTGTGGATGTTTTGGCAGGAAAAGAAAGTTCCTTGTGTAACATTATTACCGCCGCTTGTCAACAGGTGTCTTCCTGCACGTCTACTGATAATATTTTTGATAGATGCGCCCTGTTGAGCTGCAAGAGGACAAACGATGCAATAATTATTGTGTGTTCCTTTCTGtaatgaaattaaacattttgcattcattACACATGATTGCATTGTAGCAGTTATACAACTGAACGTTTTGTTTTCTGGCGCGGTGATCCTACGTGCGGCGCACAGCAGGTTTATTCTTCCTGCTGTTTATATCCTTACGTAGTCTCGTTGTCTGTGATAACAGTGAGTAAGACGGTTGCTAAATGCTTGTGTTGCGGAGGCAGGTACAGTCCAGATTCCAAGGCACATAGCGATGGAAATGATACCCAAACATTTACCTCAGATTTAACACCAGAAATATTTGTGGAAGCTTCAGGTGATattcttaaattaaatatttttattgagctCTCTATATGGGACGTCATCAGGATACAAGGGGCAGCAGGGACAGCACATTTACAGCCTTTACTTCCCCTTTCACAGACTCTGTTATTgtatcatatatatatttttattttgctttaaaaaacagcTGGAATGTGCCTTCTCTTCTGTTTACAAATGGgtgaaagatggaaaaaacatcCATCTATCAACATTAATGCTTATATTTAAAGCTGGTCCAAGGTATAAGCAATTCAGCTGCCCTGAGGGGGGAGAAACAGGTCAGCAGAGAAGCATGAGcctcaaaaattttaattagtaGTTTAGATTATTCAAGAATGAGCATACTTTTAAGTTTTATAGCAAATGTTGGTTCAAAgtcttgaaaatgtaaatataaaacaacaaaaacagacatgtaATATTGTGATCATCAATAGAACATATATATGGTGTGATAATCATGCTAGTATTCTTACTGTTAAAATtggatttcatatttttaattatctgtacaataaatgtaattttatttgattctaaTCAGTGAAATTTGATATACCGACAAAATTTTGTTACTGATTTAGTTGTGCCTGTGCAGCAGTCATATTGACTAGTTAGATTTTCCTCTCCAGCTTTTCTGTATCCACATTTAAACCTTGTACACCAGGGACACCAAGCATGACTACCTGGTGAGTTGGGGTGAAGGTGACTCAGGAGGGAGGAGTTCGACCTGTAAATGGTGGTTTGCCGGTTCAAAATCCCCTCTTTGTCCACTCTGTGCATCTTGGGCAAGGCATTTTGCCCGCCTTGCCGGGTGGTGGTACTAAGAGGGCCAAGGGCAACTGTTGCTACAATCTAGCTTACCACCAAAGCACTCTGGACTAGATAAAGTGAATTGGAGAGCACCTTCACCTGCGCAGATCCTTCCTTGGATAGACTATATAATCATCGCTGGTCCCAACAAACTCAATAAGTGTCTACATACATGCTggtatttgtatatttatttgcaaagttATTCTCATTTTGAATAGCATTTCTCATATTCTCATATTGTCACTTATTGTAAATAGTCTGTTGTTCTGTGCACATTTTAACTAACctgttctattctattctattctactcaTAGAAGTaacattgtttttacaatttattgttttatttattttctaagttttttGAACTGGAATTGGTGCCCCATATCAGATTCTGATGTAAGCCCCTAAAAGTTTTGGGCCAAATTAAAAcatggtggaaaaaaataaaataaaataaatttgattgttTAGCTTAACTCCCTGTGAAAAGCTTTCTCCATTAATGTGAAACCACGATGACAGTTGTTATGGATGCACCACCAACCCTCTCAGCTCTCAGTGCTGGtcggtgtgttttttttctccacactgAACACTAAGCCTTAGAAAGgatctttttcttctcctgctgCTTATGTCATCAATGAGTAAGCATGTATACCCACAAACCGATCGAATAGAAACAGACCGACAGATGACATTATTATGCTAATGTAGGTCTTAACAGCACTGTGAAATCtatgattatttttctgaatgtaggttccatattttaatgcatttgacATGCCAATTGATTAAATGGTGtgcttatttaaaatatttttgcttttaaattggCAAAGGCCACAGAAATGTTGATATGAAAAGGAgctcaattaaaatattttaaaaatttgaatttataaacaaacaacgTCACCTGCACCCATGGCAACTGGCTTATTTTAGTCCGTTCTCATAAAAAAATCGATGCCCCCAACTGCTACAGATGAGTGTTTTTCAGCACCACCGCAATATGTTTTAATATCACTTGGAGCACTTCATCATCCAGAAATGTTGCTGTATATGATTTTGAAAACCCTAGGACTTGATATCCATTATATGGCACTGGAGACATATTAACAGTGGCTCCTTTTCTGCTCAGTTGTTCTGCTGCTCGGTTGGTGATGGAATCCCATCTCTCTGCCCTTTCCTTGTGTAAGTGTTGAAGAAAGCCAGCTGGACAGTGAATGAGAGAGAGATGAACACAGATTTAACTCTCTTCAAAGCTGCTGAGTTCACTGTTGAAATAatccaagaaaataaaaccaatatgttatttctctctgtctgtgaCTGAGGTCAAAACCCCATTTTAGTTCCACtgaaattaaatagaaaatggtTTATATTAGCAGTTTAGTTTATGATATTTGCTACAAGAAATAAACCGGAAGACAGAATATATTAAAATAGTGTAAAGGATTGTGTgattttagttatttgtttttatttagcctgTTGACAGTTTGTGTCTTatattcttacattttcttgcaaaggtattcatacCACTCACACACTTATCCGTTTTGTCGCTTTATAgcctcaaacacaaagacaccTTGAACTTCAAACACAAAGTACataattgtgacattttcacCATGTGAGAGGTGCATTTATAATCAGCCTTGCAGAGTCAATAATTTTGCTGCAATTATAGCTGTAGGTCTTTTGGGATATGTCTCTACCAACATCCAGAGACTAAATTtaactgatttctttttgtcaaaacaGATAAACTGAATCAGATTATATGAGTTTGTGAACAACATTTTCTATAAGACTTGCTGCAGATTCTGATGGTCAGGTGTGGACTTTCACTGGActattctaacacatgaatataattttatttaaaccaacCTCTGGCTTTGTGTTTACAGTCATTGACCTACTATGAGGTGAAATTCTGCCCCAGTTTGGCCAGTTTCTTACATGTTTTCTGCCAGATTAGTTCCAGTCATCTCTGACCAGCGCTCCTGTTTTTGTTGGGGAAAGCATCCCCTTgccatgatgctaccaccaacATATTTCTCTGTAGTAATGTTGTATTTAGGGTGATGTGGACTAAAAGATGTAACTTTTCTGATGTTGTCTAACCAGAGCACTTCCCTACACATGTTAGCTGTGTATGTGGCGAACTACAAACATAAattcatttgagtttttttttttatgtctttcatGGCTTCCTTTTTGCTGCTctttgaaaatgaacaaatttgcCCAGTTCTCCAGATGAGAACAactaatattaattttaattgattttttcaCCTGAGCTATAAATCTGTTCAACTACTCCAGAGTAACAATTGGTCTTTTGGTTGCGGCTCTGATTAATACTCCGTTTAGGCCTGGTCTTTTTAGGTTAACAGTTGTTtgatggtttttcttttttgatgatGGAGTAAAATTGCACCAGGATATGTTCAAAGTGTTTACCATTTTGGTTATATCAACTCAACAAATTTCATGCAATGTATACATTTCAGAAGGCTCATTTGTCATGCTTTGTGCGTTGCAgatatttggattttgaacaACATACATCAACTGACAAAAGAAACACCAACCAGCACTGAAGATTGCCTGTTGTTTCTGCAACTGGTGTAACCAGAGCAAAGTGAGACACAAGAAACAAAAGGTTTCAATCTAATGGCCAGACAAGCAACAGCTGTGCAGAATGGGACTGGATATAGAAGACTTCATCTCACCTAACATGATGGAATCTGGTCTATCACCTTTTGCAGACTTCCTGGACCTCAACCCCAACAGCTATATCAACAATAGCAACAGAAGCTGGAGCAACCATCCATATGGTGATGATCCAAGGCTCAACGAAACCGAGACCCTTCATTACCCACTCCATACTCCAACAATACTCCTTGGAGTATTGTTGGGTCTCTTATCGCTCCTCACCATCATAATGAACCTGCTTGTCCTCTATGcagtgaagaaagaaaaaactctcCACACGGTGGGAAACCTGTACATTGTTAGCCTGTCAGTGGCAGATCTGATTGTGGGAACGACAGTTATGCCCCTGAACTTGATGTATCTGCTGGAGGATGAGTGGAGTCTGGGGCGAGCCGTGTGCCAGTTTTGGCTGATCATGGATTATGTGGCCAGTACAGCATCAATCTTTAGCTTGTTTATACTGTGTTTGGATCGGTACCGCTCAGTCAGACAACCTCTGAAATACCTAAAGTATCGAACACGGGGAAAAGCGAGCTTGATGATCTCTGGGGCTTGGCTACTTTCAATGATGTGGATAATTCCTATTTTAGGATGGAGGTCGTTCACACATGTGGACCTTAAACCTGAGGAGGAGAACAAATGTGACACAGACTTTCGCTTTGTTACGTGGTTCAAGGTGATAACAGCGGTTTTCAACTTCTATGTACCCTCAATTTTGATGTTGTGGTTTTACACACATATCTACTTGGCGGTGAGGCAGCATCTACGAGACAGAGAGAGAATCATTCATCCAGCAGATTCATTTGGAGAAAATGAGAATGGAGGCAATGCCCCAAGCCCTAAAAAAAATGACTCCAAATCCCTCAGGAATGAGACGGAGGTTTCCctcaaacaactaaaaaaagacagactGCTAGATCAGAACACTCTAGCTCAAACATATTCACTTGAAGATGGTGAGAAAACTAAATCTGCTTCTTTTAGAACTCACAGAAAAATAGGCGTAAAGTGCCAACAGACGTCACTTCTTTCCATGACAACAAAGAGGCTCAGAATGGCACGGAGGGGTAAAACATGCTCCTTGTCACCTGAAGAGAGGCAGCCAGGACCAGAGCTTCCCCTGAGCCAGTCGTCTGCGCCACTGGATGTGACATGCTCAGGTGGAAACAATGAGAACAAACATCAAGCCTCTCTCAATGAATGCCATGTCACAGTGACAAACTCTGTGAGTGGAGTTTGCGGTATCAGTCCAGTGTCAGATGTGCAAAGGTACACAGATGTGCTCTGCAACAGCTACGACCCCAGTCAGGCGCTACCGTGGCCCGAGGAAGGAGTCGAGGACACCAAAATAGACTCTGATAATGGAGTGACTCTGAAACAGGCATGGCACAGGTTTATAGACCAATCACGACATCGAATTCAAAGTCTGAGGATTCATAAGGAGCACAAAGCTGCCAAGCAGTTAGGTTTCATAATCGCTGCTTTCTTACTGTGTTGGATTCcttattttatagttttcatGGTCATGGCTTTCTGCCCAGAGTGTGTACACCACGATCTTCACATGTTCACCATTTGGCTTGGTTACATCAATTCCACTCTAAACCCGTTCATATACCCACTCTGCAATGGAAACTTTAAAcgtgttttcaaaaatattctcaaGATCAATTTGTGACTGCAAGAGCATAGAGTCACACAAATTCTGAGCTCTTCAAATGTTACCAATAATAATAGATAATACAAAAAGAAGTTGATGGTCttggatgtgtttttattgttgataaagtaaaaacatattttgggtGACAGCTTGTTTTGTACATTAAgtctcagattttatttttgtaacttgcAGTTTTACAAAGAGTCTTTTAGAgtataatgttattttttttgtctgttttgctgATATTATTGCACTGTGTCCAGAGATAAAGAAATTCATTCTTAGGAGCAGAAGTTGGATTTTCTTAAAGTTTGTTTCTATTGAGTGTAAAACTATTGTCTAAATCTTAATGTAAGTCAGTtccctaaaagaaaaatacatacagCTCACGATAACACTACTCTCCTTTGGTAAGACCCATGCTCATTATTAGTCAATGACTCAATGCAATCAGTCATCTTTTGTTGTAAAGTGGTCGTTCAGGAGGAGGTATTGCTGCAAAGTTGATCACTCAATACAACTGGATGGCCTTCCTTAGGTAGGAAGTTTTTTACCAGTTGACATGATAAACTGAACTGCAATGTATTATATTTTGGACTGAACTGTAATGTATCCAATTGGATTTAAACTGTGATTTATGATTAAGATCTGTTTGTCTTTAAAGAATCTTGAGatgatatttgttgtgaattggcgctttataataaataaattgaaatgaattgaatttatAACCCTTTACACTACATCACTTTTTAAGAAGACTGCTTAAAAGAAATGACATAACCTTTATCTCAAATCCAAATAgagaaatcaaatcaaa
Above is a genomic segment from Xiphophorus couchianus chromosome 20, X_couchianus-1.0, whole genome shotgun sequence containing:
- the hrh1 gene encoding histamine H1 receptor, with product MGLDIEDFISPNMMESGLSPFADFLDLNPNSYINNSNRSWSNHPYGDDPRLNETETLHYPLHTPTILLGVLLGLLSLLTIIMNLLVLYAVKKEKTLHTVGNLYIVSLSVADLIVGTTVMPLNLMYLLEDEWSLGRAVCQFWLIMDYVASTASIFSLFILCLDRYRSVRQPLKYLKYRTRGKASLMISGAWLLSMMWIIPILGWRSFTHVDLKPEEENKCDTDFRFVTWFKVITAVFNFYVPSILMLWFYTHIYLAVRQHLRDRERIIHPADSFGENENGGNAPSPKKNDSKSLRNETEVSLKQLKKDRLLDQNTLAQTYSLEDGEKTKSASFRTHRKIGVKCQQTSLLSMTTKRLRMARRGKTCSLSPEERQPGPELPLSQSSAPLDVTCSGGNNENKHQASLNECHVTVTNSVSGVCGISPVSDVQRYTDVLCNSYDPSQALPWPEEGVEDTKIDSDNGVTLKQAWHRFIDQSRHRIQSLRIHKEHKAAKQLGFIIAAFLLCWIPYFIVFMVMAFCPECVHHDLHMFTIWLGYINSTLNPFIYPLCNGNFKRVFKNILKINL